In Prunus dulcis chromosome 1, ALMONDv2, whole genome shotgun sequence, the following are encoded in one genomic region:
- the LOC117615417 gene encoding transcription factor MYB36-like: protein MGRAPCCDKANVKKGPWSPEEDARLKAYIEEHGTGGNWIALPQKIGLKRCGKSCRLRWLNYLRPNIKHGGFSEEEDNIICSLYISIGSRWSIIAAQLPGRTDNDIKNYWNTRLKKKLLGRRKQSNINRSLSDQTEDHLKDAEDAHALSSSALERLQLHMQLQSLQNPFSFYNTPALWPKLHPLQEKMIQTLRSMNDQNCNNPLMHHHALSSPHQTVEGHKSKSDFYEQLQPTSASIRIQEEYAKLCNPKNMDELENALNGMSSSDAAAYHAYISTSNQVDSTIVVTKAADGMEHSNDAGTHDHQQINSSFQTEFGDILSNKSVAYTPQQEDDQIAEFDCFKEMNGSKDSLVWWANEFDAKSASSNSWDSTSVLQSQGMFQDYELRYNL from the exons ATGGGACGAGCTCCGTGTTGCGACAAGGCCAATGTCAAGAAGGGACCATGGTCACCTGAAGAAGATGCAAGACTCAAGGCGTATATAGAAGAGCATGGTACTGGTGGCAACTGGATTGCCCTTCCTCAGAAAATTG GGCTTAAAAGATGTGGAAAAAGTTGCAGGCTGAGATGGCTGAATTACTTGAGGCCCAACATCAAGCATGGTGGATtctcagaagaagaagacaacatCATCTGCAGCCTCTATATAAGTATTGGAAGCAg GTGGTCTATAATTGCTGCCCAATTACCTGGAAGGACAGACAATGATATAAAGAACTACTGGAACACCCgattgaagaaaaagttaCTCGGAAGGCGCAAACAGTCTAACATCAATCGATCGCTGTCTGATCAAACTGAGGATCACCTCAAGGACGCTGAAGATGCACATGCCTTAAGCAGCTCAGCCCTTGAAAGACTCCAACTCCATATGCAACTTCAAAGCCTTCAAAACCCTTTCTCTTTCTACAACACTCCTGCACTGTGGCCCAAGTTGCATCCTTTGCAAGAAAAGATGATCCAGACCCTCCGATCCATGAATGATCAAAACTGTAACAACCCTCTGATGCACCATCATGCTCTCTCAAGCCCTCATCAAACAGTTGAAGGGCATAAGAGTAAAAGTGATTTCTATGAACAATTGCAACCCACTTCTGCTTCTATCAGAATTCAGGAAGAATATGCAAAACTATGCAACCCCAAGAATATGGATGAGTTGGAGAATGCTTTGAATGGCATGTCATCCTCGGACGCCGCCGCATATCATGCTTACATCTCCACAAGCAATCAAGTGGACTCGACTATTGTGGTGACGAAAGCTGCCGATGGTATGGAGCATTCGAACGATGCAGGAACTCATGATCATCAGCAGATTAATTCGAGCTTCCAAACTGAATTTGGTGACATTCTTAGTAACAAATCTGTTGCTTACACACCACAACAGGAAGATGATCAAATAGctgaatttgattgttttaAGGAAATGAATGGCTCCAAGGACAGCTTGGTGTGGTGGGCTAATGAGTTTGATGCCAAATCTGCATCCTCAAACTCCTGGGATTCTACTTCTGTTCTCCAGTCTCAAGGGATGTTTCAAGATTATGAATTGCGTTACAACCTGTAG
- the LOC117632183 gene encoding secreted RxLR effector protein 161-like, whose protein sequence is MYASSLLARFMHCPTNKHYEIAKRVLRYIKGTLDYGPKYVKGKNAMLIGFCDSDWGRSIDDSKSTSGYAFSFGSGVFSWASVKQNCVALSTAEAKYISASEATAQAIWLRFVLEDFGELQIEATPLQCDNTSAIAITKNPVFHQKTKHID, encoded by the coding sequence ATGTATGCTTCTAGCCTGCTTGCTCGTTTCATGCATTGCCCTACAAATAAGCACTATGAAATTGCTAAACGAGTGCTAAGATACATTAAGGGGACTCTAGACTATGGTCCAAAGTATGTAAAAGGTAAGAATGCAATGCTGATTGGCTTCTGTGACAGTGACTGGGGAAGATCAATTGATGACAGCAAAAGCACCTCCGGATATGCATTCTCCTTTGGCAGCGGTGTTTTCTCTTGGGCTTCAGTCAAGCAGAATTGTGTGGCACTGTCCACAGCAGAAGCAAAGTATATAAGTGCATCTGAGGCTACTGCACAGGCCATTTGGCTTAGATTCGTGTTAGAAGACTTTGGAGAACTTCAGATAGAAGCAACTCCATTGCAGTGTGACAATACATCTGCAATTGCCATCACTAAAAATCCTGTGTTTCATCAGAAGACAAAGCATATTGATTGA
- the LOC117632276 gene encoding protein DETOXIFICATION 16-like has protein sequence MDFEEQTAGLESALIQVPQEQSLLSRKQVPVKDEIVEEVKKQLLLAGPLVASNFLLFGMQLISVMYVGHVGELALAGASMATSFASVTGLSLTRGMGSALDTFCGQSYGAKQYHMLGIHMQRAMLVLLLVNIPLAFVWANTGHILEFLGQDPEISAAAGNYACFLIPSLFAYAILESHARFLQAQNNVVPLIVSTGVATLVHLLNCWVLVYKTSLGYRGAALATSVTYSINALLLALYVRVSPSCKLTWTGFSKEAFHGIPNFLKLSIPSAVMVSLEVWSFEMIVLLSGFLPNPKLETSALSISGTVSTRVSNQLGAGQPRMVCIAICVALSIVVTEGIVAAAVMILARNDWGYCYSSEKEVVKYVGEMLIFVALSHFFDGPQSVLSGMKKVSFETKKYMALGLQFMFDVDLTYPDIWKFITDHMHSTYKEWKAKLHRHYKQYASAPDLARETPTPEKIFGTRRTLEEWHYLVDTLHTNEQYQKGENPTYISNWNNMHILKGKSMWINEAAEIKGEMQKIIFIRSKKMNEEYEKAKQQVAESSGTPLDQVTLPIPQQLEIMIVELGVAKGKRIRGLCSSLRMESSHSGGVASSFATEQKVEELEGTVGELKGTVSELQGIVGKLLDVIEWMRTHDGPLPSHLGVLSQHVGDSPCDDDQGNNGGSRNVYEDLDDIGNSH, from the exons ATGGATTTCGAAGAACAAACAGCTGGTCTCGAGTCAGCCTTGATTCAAGTTCCCCAAGAACAATCATTACTATCAAGAAAACAAGTACCGGTCAAAGATGAGATTGTGGAGGAAGTGAAGAAGCAGCTGTTGTTAGCAGGGCCACTTGTTGCATCAAATTTTTTGCTATTTGGCATGCAGCTTATTTCAGTCATGTATGTTGGTCATGTTGGAGAGCTGGCCCTCGCAGGTGCTTCCATGGCCACTTCATTCGCTTCGGTGACTGGTTTGAGCTTGACG AGAGGAATGGGTAGCGCGTTAGACACGTTCTGTGGCCA gTCTTACGGAGCAAAACAGTATCATATGCTTGGCATACACATGCAGAGGGCAAtgcttgttcttcttctggtAAACATTCCCCTTGCATTTGTATGGGCCAATACTGGCCACATTCTTGAATTCTTGGGTCAAGATCCAGAAATATCAGCTGCTGCTGGCAACTATGCTTGTTTCTTGATACCTAGCCTTTTCGCTTACGCAATCCTAGAATCGCATGCCAGATTCCTGCAAGCTCAAAACAATGTGGTTCCTTTGATTGTTAGCACAGGAGTTGCAACGCTTGTGCACTTGCTTAACTGTTGGGTTCTGGTATACAAGACCAGCCTTGGATACAGAGGCGCTGCTTTGGCAACCTCCGTCACGTATTCAATCAATGCATTGTTATTGGCTCTTTATGTCAGAGTGTCTCCCTCTTGTAAGCTCACATGGACTGGATTCTCAAAGGAGGCCTTTCATGGAAttcccaattttttaaaactatcaATTCCTTCAGCTGTAATGGTCAG CTTAGAAGTCTGGTCGTTCGAAATGATAGTGCTCTTATCTGGTTTTCTTCCTAATCCAAAGCTTGAAACCTCAGCCCTCTCAATCAG TGGTACAGTAAG CACAAGAGTTTCAAATCAATTGGGAGCTGGGCAACCACGAATGGTGTGTATAGCAATATGCGTTGCACTATCCATTGTTGTTACTGAAGGCATTGTGGCTGCTGCTGTCATGATATTGGCTCGAAACGATTGGGGTTACTGTTACAGCAGTGAAAAAGAGGTTGTGAAGTATGTTGGAGAAATGTTGATTTTTGTCGCACTATCCCACTTTTTTGATGGACCTCAATCTGTTCTTTCAG GTATGAAAAAAGTGAGCTTCGAGACGAAGAAATATATGGCATTGGGATTGCAG tttATGTTTGATGTGGACTTAACATATCCGGATATATGGAAATTTATTACTGACCATATGCACTCAACTTATAAAGAATGGAAAGCAAAGCTCCACAGACACTATAAGCAATATGCTTCTGCCCCTGATCTTGCACGAGAAACACCTACCCCTGAAAAGATCTTTGGTACTCGAAGGACTCTAGAAGAGTGGCATTATTTGGTCGATACGTTGCACACAAATGAGCAATATCAG AAGGGTGAAAATCCTACATACATTAGCAATTGGAACAACATGCATATTCTTAAGGGTAAGAGCATGTGGATCAATGAGGCTGCTGAAATTAAAGGG GAGATGCAGAAAATAATCTTTATAAGATCT aagaagatgaatgaaGAGTATGAGAAGGCCAAGCAACAAGTGGCAGAGAGTTCAGGAACTCCACTAGATCAAGTCACACTCCCTATCCCACAACAATTAGAGATCATGATTGTAGAACTTGGGGTTGCAAAGGGCAAGAGGATTCGAGGCTTGTGTTCTAGTCTTCGAATGGAGAGTTCGCATAGTGGTGGAGTTGCCTCCTCTTTTGCTACAGAGCAAAAGGTTGAGGAACTTGAAGGCACAGTTGGTGAGTTGAAAGGCACAGTAAGTGAGCTTCAGGGCATAGTGGGTAAACTTTTGGATGTCATTGAGTGGATGCGAACCCATGATGGTCCTTTACCCTCACATTTAGGTGTTCTGTCCCAGCATGTTGGTGATTCTCCTTGTGATGATGATCAAGGTAATAATGGTGGTTCACGAAATGTTTATGAGGATCTTGATGATATTGGAAATAGTCATTAA